AGCGAGCGTGGCCTTTCCGGCCTCGCCCACGTCCTGCGCATGCGCACGGCCGTCGAACCGGGTGAGCCGATCGGCATCGACATCTCAAGCGATGAACTCGCCTTCTTTCCGATCGTCTACTGGCCCGTACTGCCCGACGCCGAGGCCCTCGACGATGCCACGCTCTCGCGCATCGACACCTACATGAAGCAAGGCGGCATGCTGGTCTTCGACACCCGCGACTATGGCCAGTCGTTCGGGGAAGGGGCTTCCGACGGGCCCGGCGCGCGCGCCCTCCAGCGCCTCATCTCGCGCCTCGACATTCCGCGCCTCGAGCAGGTTCCGCCCGACCACGTCATGAGCAAGTCGTTCTATCTGCTGTCGTCGTTCCCCGGGCGGTGGGACGGCGGTCCCCTCTGGGTCGAGGCCGGCGGACAACTGGCCAGCGATTCCCGCGAGGTCCGCCAGGTCGACGGGGTTTCCTCGATCCTCATAACTGCCAACGACCTCGCCGCGGCCTGGGCAACCGATGACGTCGGCCGCCCCCTCTATGCGGTCGTGCCGGGTGGCGAACTCCAACGCGAGATGGCCTACCGCGTGGGGGTCAACATCGTGATGTATGCGCTGACCGGCAACTACAAGGCCGATCAGGTCCACATCCCGGCGCTCCTCGAGCGCCTCGGGCAATAGGATTGAGACGCCGGTGAGCTGGTCGCTGATCTTTTCCCCAATCGTGCCTTGGCCGGTGCTCTATGCCGCCGCCGCGGTCGTGGCCGTCGTTTGCGTCCTCGTGCTTTGGCGGGCCCGCGCGGGCGCTCTCTTGCGCGTGCTGGCGTTGCTGGCCCTCCTCGGCGCGCTGGCCAACCCGACGCTGAGCCAGGAGGAGCGCGAGACGCTCACCAACATCGCCGTCGTCGTCACCGACGAAAGCACCAGCCAGCGCCTCGATGGGCGCGCGGAACGCGCCACGGCCATTCGCGACGAGCTTGCCGCCCGCATGGCCCGCATCCCCAATCTCGAAACGCGCTTCGTTGCTGCCGGCAGCGAAAGCCCTGACGAAACCAAGCTGTTCGGCGCTCTCGAACAAGCCCTGTCCTCGGTCCCGACCGACCGGCTCGCCGGCGTCGTCTTCGTCACCGATGGCCAGATTCACGACGTACCGGCGACCGCCCAGGCCCTCGGCCCCGACGTTCCGGTGCATGCCCTCATCACGGGTCGCAAAGGCGAGTTCGACCGACGCATCGGCATCGTCAAGGCGCCGCGCTACGGCATCGTCGGCAGCGAGGCCGATGTCGAGTTCGCCATCGTCGTCGAAGGCGAGGGTCGTCTGGCCGAGGCCGCCCGCAGCGCGCCATCCCGCATCCGGGTACGCCGCCAGGGTGGGCCCGATCAGTTCCTCATGGCGCGGCCCGGCCAACGCATCCGCCTGCCCTTCGCCTTTCCGCGCGCCGGCAAGAACCTCATGGAGCTGGAACTCGAGTCCGCCGAAGGCGAGTTGACCGAGGCCAACAATCGCGCCGTGATCGAGGCCGAGGGCGTGCGTGAGAACCTGCGCGTGCTGCTGGTTTCCGGAGAACCACACGCCGGCGAGCGCACGTGGCGCAATCTCCTGAAGTCGGATGCCGCAGTCGATCTCGTCCATTTCACGATCCTGCGGCCGCCGGAAAAGCAGGATGGCACACCGATCCATCAGCTTTCGCTCATCGCCTTTCCGACGCGTGAGCTGTTCTCGGAAAAGCTCGACGAATTCGACCTCATCATTTTCGACCGCTACCAGCGGCGCGGCGTGCTGCCCGTGCTCTACATCGACAACATCGCGCGCTACGTTTCCGAACGCGGCGGTGCCGTTCTTGTGGCGGCCGGCACGGACTACGTCGATCACCTCAGCCTCTACCGCACGCCGCTGCGCCAGATTCTTCCCGCCGCCCCGACCGGCCGCATCGTCGAGCAAGCGTATCGACCCACGGTATCCGAGGTCGGTCGGCGCCATCCGGTGACGCGCGATCTGCCGGGCAGCCCAGTGGACGCGAGCGGCACGCCGAGCTGGGGCCGCTGGTTCCGCCTCATCGATGCCGAGGTGGAGAAGGGCCACGTCGTCATGAACGGTCCAGCCGACAAGCCACTTCTGGTGCTCGACCGCGTGGGCGAGGGGCGCGTAGCGCTGCTCCTTTCGGACCACGCCTGGCTCTGGGCCCGAGGCCTCGAGGGCGGCGGTCCCCACACCACGCTGCTGCGCCGCCTCGCCCACTGGCTCATGAAGGAGCCCGACCTCGAGGAAGAATATCTCGGCGCGTCCGCGCGCGGGCTGACCATCTCCATCGAGCGCCGCACCATGGGTGACGAAACCGGACCGGTGACCCTGACGGCTCCTGACGGCACGACTATCGAGACCCGCCTCGAGGAGGCGAGCCCAGGCCTCTGGCGCGGCGATGTCGAGGTCGAGTTACCCGGCCTCTATCAGATCGCCGCCGACGGCTTGTCCAGTGTGGCCCATGCGGGTGCCGCCAACAGCCGCGAGATGATGGAGGTGACCGCGAGCGCCGCGCCATTGTCGCCGATGCTCGAGCTGACGGGCGGCGGCGCCCTCTGGCCTGTTGCCGACGACGGCGACCTCACCATGCCGCGCGTCAGCCTGCTTCAGTCCGCCCGGCTGATGCACGGCGCCAGCTGGATCGGTCTGCGCGATCGCAACGCCTACGTGACGCGAGGCGTCCGCCTCATTCCCCTTTATGCCGGCTTCATTGCCCTCGCGGCCCTCATCGCCCTGGTCTCCCTGATGTGGTGGCGGGAGGGACGATGACCGTCCCGCCCGCTCGCAAGCGCTTGTTGTTTTCGCTCGTGCTGGCTGGCGCGATGCTCGCAACGGTCGGAGCGCCGCAGTCGCAGGCCACGGCCGCTGCGCCCGCGGCCGCCGCGGGCACCGACTGCGACGCGCTCTGGCGCACCCGCATGGCCCTCTGGATCAAATACCGGCGCTGTTTCAACGACCCGAAGGCGAGGGCGCTGCCCGGTGCCACCGACTGCCACCGAACCCGCGACGAGGCCCTGATGACGATGTCGGGCCCCGACCACGCCCGCCTCGAACTCTACCAGGCGCGGGCCGCCGAACTCGGCTGCACGCACGACGATTGAACTCTCCCGCCCGAGCGGGCATACCGCCCCGAGTACCGCCCGAGCGCCCGGGCCGGCAGGATGCACCGGTGACGAGCGCGGCGCTCCGGCGCCCGGAGCACGTGGCGAGTGAAGGACGATCGCGAGGAACACGATGCGCAACGCCATCATCATCGACAAGGAGCCGGAACTCTACATCGACCGTCTCCGAGACCGCTTTCCCGATATCGTCTTCCGCCTCGCCGCAACGCCCGACGAACTCACAGCGCGCCTCGCCGAAGCACCCGCCGAATTCGGTTTCGGCATCGGCGACCAGGGCTTCACGAAGGCCGGTCAGCGCATCGTCTCCGAGCAACCGAGTGTGCGCTTCTTTCAGGTCGGTGGCTCCGGCTACGACCACATGCTGCCCTTCGCCCGCCCCGACGTCACCGTCTGCAACTGCGCCGGCGTCCTCGCGCGCCATCTCTCCGAGACGGTGACCGGCGCCATTCTCGCCATCAACGGCAAGTTCTTCGACTACCGCGACCAGCAGCTGACCGGCGACTGGCGCCCGCTCGGGTTTCGCCCGCTCGCCGGCCAGACGCTGCTCGTCGTCGGGCTCGGAGCGATCGGCGGTTGGGTGGCCCACAACGCCAAGGCGCTCGGCATGAAGGTCCTGGCGACACGCGCACACCCGGCACCGCACCCGCACTGCGACGAGGTGCATGGCACGGACGCGCTCGACGACCTGCTTCCACGTGCCGATTACGTCTCCCTGCACGTCCGCCTCAACGACCGCACGCGCCACCTGATGAACGCGCGAACGATCGCCCTCATGAAGCGCGGCACAGTTCTCGTGAACACCGCGCGCGGCGGCTGCGTGGAAACCTCGGCCCTCCTTGCCGCGCTGGCCAGCGGGCATTTGCGGGCGGCATACCTCGACGTGTTCGAGGAGGAACCACTGCCCGCCAACAGCCCGCTTTGGACCACGCCCAATCTCTTTGCGACACCCCACTGCGCCGACATGATCAACGGCTGGCAGGTCGAGTTCGCCGATTTCTTCGCTGCCAATCTCGAGCGCTATCTGGTGGGGGAGAGCCTCGCCAACGTGGTGCATGGACCGGCGAATCCGGGAAAGCTCGGCGGGTGACCCGCGTGACCACCGGGGCAGGCATCGCGGCTCGCAACAGTGACCGGTTGCACCGGCAGCGGTCACTTGGCGCGCCCTTGGCGGGCGGGGCGGAGGGATGGCCTTGGCAGCCGAGCGAACCGCGACCCTGACGACACTGCAGGCGGGCCGCGCCATCGCCGCGCTCGCCGTCGTGGTCTTTCACGCCGCACTCGGCACGGCCGCCTTCGTTGCGCCATTGCCGGCAACGCTCGATGCCGTGGCGCGCTTGGGCGAGCTCGGCGTCGATTTCTTTTTCGTCCTCTCCGGCTTCGTCATCACCCATGCCAGCCGGATGAGGCAGCGCACGGTGCCCGAGGGCATAAGGTTCCTCGAAGGCCGGCTGATCCGGATTTTCGCCCCCTACTTGCCGATCGGGCTCGCGATGGTGGCGATCTACACGCTCGCACCGGGGCTTTCCGGCGCGCCGCGCGACTGGGGCTGGCTCTCCTCCCTCTTTCTCCTTCCGACGGCGAGTCCTCCGGCCCTCTCCGTCGCCTGGACGCTGCAGCACGAACTCATTTTCTATGTGCTCTTTGCGTTTCTCTTCTTTTCCGGTCGTCTCGTTGCCGGCTGCCTCGTCTGGGCGGGATTGATCGTGGCATCCTGGTACGCTGGGGCGGCCGAGGCGATCCCGGCGCGGTTCTTTCTCGGCGCCATCAACCTCGAGTTCCTGTTCGGTGTCGCCGCCGCCCTTTGGGTCGCGAACGGCGCGCGCCGCCTTCCTCCCGCCCTCTACGTCCTGATCGGAGCTGCCATTCTCACCCTCTGGTGGTGGCTCGGCGCGGGCCTCGAGGTGCGTGTCGTCTTCGGCCTCGCCGTTGCGTTCATCATGGTCGGGGCAACGAGCGCCGAGCTTGCCGGACGCCTCGGCGCTCCGTCGGTACTCATCCTCCTCGGCAACGCGTCCTATGCGATCTATCTCCTGCACAACCCGATCGTCTCGGTGACCTCGCGGCTCTGCGCGAAGGTGCCGATCCTCGACGGTTGGCTGGTCGCCATGACCGTCGCCATCGCCGTCTCGGTTGCGGCGGGACTGGTCTACCACCTTGCGATCGAAAAGCCGCTCATGGCGCTCCTGCGCCACCGGTTGCTCGGGCCACCGCACCGCGCACCGGGCGCCGCAACGCTCCCTGCCGGAGGCGGTGCGCCACGCTGACGATCTTGCTCCCCGTCGGTCCGACGCCGCCCGCTCTCACTCGCTGGCCAGCTCACCGCTCTTTCCGAGGTAGCCGCTCCAGGCGAACCAGTAGGCGACGTGGCCCGGAAGGCGATGAAAGCTCTTGCCGTCCGGCGCAACGAGAGCTTCCTCCGTCACGCGCCAATGGATTCCCTCCGGATCGCTCAGAATTGTCGGTCCGCCACGTTGCGCTGCGCCGGCCGCCGAGAATTCCCGTCCGTCGGTCCGATAAGCACGCACGGTGCGCGTCGCCGCATCGCCGACCAGCGTCAGCGACACGATCCCGGCAACGTCGTTGAGCACGGGCCGGCGCTCGAAGAGACGCAATGGCCAGGCCTTCTCCGCGCCGGACGAGCGCAGCGCGAAGACGTAGTCCTTGGGCTTGAGGCGCGCATCCTCCACGCTCGCCGGGAACATCAACTTGTCGGACGCAAAGTAGGTGCCATAAGCCGCCCCGGGCGAATAGTCGCGCCGGTATCCCGTCTCGAGCGAGAGCACCGTCGTTGCGGGGTGATCACGCTTCCAGTCCGCCCAGCGGCCGATCACCACGGGACGTGTCTTCAATTCGATCCCCGAACCGGTGAGCGGCCCGACCACCGGCCTGCCCGTGAATTGATTCCAGAGAGAGTGCGTGGCCTCGTCGTACATCAGCTTGTTGGACCGAAAGAGGAAGCCGGACGATCCGAACACGAATGGCTTTTCCCGCCCTTCGACCGTCGTCTCGAAAAGGATACCGGAGCCGCACAGCGTGCAATAGGCAAGGCTGACCGGCACGCCGCCGACCACATCGTTGAACATCTCGTGCCAGTCCATCATTCGGAACGGGTAGGCGCGGGCGTCGCCATTGATCGCAATTCCGAAGACGAGTTCGTCATCGCTCATGAAATCGGCGTCGGCTCCGGCGATCCGCTTCGGATTGGTGAGCGGCGGTATGCCGTCCTTGACCACGCCGCCCCAGGTGATCTCCTCGAGGCGGATCTCGTGTCGCACGCCCGGGTAGACGAACACGGAAAGGGCCGGATCGACACTCGCATGAACCGCCATGCTGATGTGGTCGAACCCGTCGAAGGGCCGATACTCCGCGATCGGATTGGCCTCCTGCCAGACCATCCACTCGTC
This sequence is a window from Hyphomicrobiales bacterium. Protein-coding genes within it:
- a CDS encoding D-2-hydroxyacid dehydrogenase; protein product: MRNAIIIDKEPELYIDRLRDRFPDIVFRLAATPDELTARLAEAPAEFGFGIGDQGFTKAGQRIVSEQPSVRFFQVGGSGYDHMLPFARPDVTVCNCAGVLARHLSETVTGAILAINGKFFDYRDQQLTGDWRPLGFRPLAGQTLLVVGLGAIGGWVAHNAKALGMKVLATRAHPAPHPHCDEVHGTDALDDLLPRADYVSLHVRLNDRTRHLMNARTIALMKRGTVLVNTARGGCVETSALLAALASGHLRAAYLDVFEEEPLPANSPLWTTPNLFATPHCADMINGWQVEFADFFAANLERYLVGESLANVVHGPANPGKLGG
- a CDS encoding acyltransferase family protein, translating into MALAAERTATLTTLQAGRAIAALAVVVFHAALGTAAFVAPLPATLDAVARLGELGVDFFFVLSGFVITHASRMRQRTVPEGIRFLEGRLIRIFAPYLPIGLAMVAIYTLAPGLSGAPRDWGWLSSLFLLPTASPPALSVAWTLQHELIFYVLFAFLFFSGRLVAGCLVWAGLIVASWYAGAAEAIPARFFLGAINLEFLFGVAAALWVANGARRLPPALYVLIGAAILTLWWWLGAGLEVRVVFGLAVAFIMVGATSAELAGRLGAPSVLILLGNASYAIYLLHNPIVSVTSRLCAKVPILDGWLVAMTVAIAVSVAAGLVYHLAIEKPLMALLRHRLLGPPHRAPGAATLPAGGGAPR
- a CDS encoding DUF3179 domain-containing protein, translating into MAERHCYRGSNARQQWSGRRMVRVDRLSSSVFVLLAALLVVSLSVAIPARAAKTSDRADGLSPEMVHGLQLFSPIEASSRQAVDYFAERSGKDAVPVLILALRFVSETQPAIIDLLRKLTGETTLRSWDEWMVWQEANPIAEYRPFDGFDHISMAVHASVDPALSVFVYPGVRHEIRLEEITWGGVVKDGIPPLTNPKRIAGADADFMSDDELVFGIAINGDARAYPFRMMDWHEMFNDVVGGVPVSLAYCTLCGSGILFETTVEGREKPFVFGSSGFLFRSNKLMYDEATHSLWNQFTGRPVVGPLTGSGIELKTRPVVIGRWADWKRDHPATTVLSLETGYRRDYSPGAAYGTYFASDKLMFPASVEDARLKPKDYVFALRSSGAEKAWPLRLFERRPVLNDVAGIVSLTLVGDAATRTVRAYRTDGREFSAAGAAQRGGPTILSDPEGIHWRVTEEALVAPDGKSFHRLPGHVAYWFAWSGYLGKSGELASE